From Butyricimonas paravirosa, one genomic window encodes:
- a CDS encoding DUF4843 domain-containing protein yields the protein MKKIIYMIALFWAAIGMISCEKEVKDYDGEEGVYFYVQWGAEWGDTTKWANQSYTPVEFVNILGDTYEVKVRVMSTGRVKDYDRTFQMVVDKDSTTAVVNQNYEPFEEMQVIKAGQTYADVVIHLKRNENIMEVEKVLGLRLLPTNDFIIGIPEWGKLAGMWSSEGSSEFDASVHKIIMSDFIVKPARWIGGVYDQPGDTESGRWGVFTVKKYKLICDQFDLTYEDFQTEATMPGAKQAVIQEHMANYLQELYDKGTPVLEDDGRLMWFMGVSWTSVVGVPWVPEQ from the coding sequence ATGAAAAAGATAATATATATGATCGCTCTTTTTTGGGCGGCTATCGGAATGATCAGTTGTGAAAAAGAGGTGAAAGATTATGATGGGGAAGAAGGTGTTTACTTTTACGTGCAATGGGGTGCCGAGTGGGGAGACACGACGAAATGGGCAAACCAGTCTTACACACCCGTCGAATTTGTGAACATTTTGGGAGATACATACGAGGTGAAAGTGAGAGTGATGTCAACCGGAAGAGTGAAGGATTATGACCGGACTTTCCAGATGGTGGTTGATAAAGATTCTACCACAGCTGTGGTGAATCAGAATTATGAACCGTTTGAGGAGATGCAGGTGATTAAAGCCGGACAGACTTATGCGGATGTGGTTATCCATTTGAAAAGAAACGAGAATATTATGGAGGTTGAAAAAGTGCTGGGTTTAAGACTCCTTCCAACGAATGATTTTATTATCGGTATTCCCGAATGGGGCAAGTTAGCCGGAATGTGGTCTAGCGAAGGTTCTAGTGAATTTGATGCCTCCGTGCATAAGATTATCATGAGTGACTTTATCGTGAAACCGGCTCGTTGGATCGGGGGAGTGTACGATCAGCCGGGAGATACGGAAAGTGGACGTTGGGGAGTTTTCACGGTAAAGAAGTACAAGTTGATTTGTGACCAGTTTGATTTGACGTATGAAGACTTTCAAACTGAAGCAACTATGCCGGGAGCGAAACAAGCCGTGATTCAAGAACATATGGCTAACTATCTACAAGAGCTTTATGATAAAGGAACTCCAGTATTGGAGGATGATGGACGTTTGATGTGGTTCATGGGAGTATCTTGGACGTCTGTCGTGGGAGTACCTTGGGTACCAGAACAATAG